CGTTGGTTAAAATATGCTTTGCCCTTGCAACGACAGAAATCCGCTTGTTCTCTTCTTTATCATTCGTGGCGACGATCACCAGGTCCTTTGCAATCAGGTCTTCGTCACTGAATTTTCTTTTAATCAAAACAATGCGGGGGGTTTGTTGGGCCAGATCCAGAATTTCCTGCCTGATCTCCGGCGATACCAGGGTAATGTTGGCTTCTGGTGAATTATCAAGCACCGCCGTGATCTTTTCAAGGCCTACATATCCGCCCCCAACAATCAGCGTGTGCAGTTTTTCAAGTTTGATGAAAATTGGAAAGAGGTTGTTCACTGTGCAGGTTTGAGATGAAAACTTTATAATCAAATTTACAAGAAAATATGTTTTGATTCTGCCTGTCAGGTTTCATTTATAACTATTCCAACAATCGGACTTTTACTATCTGCTTCTTCCGTGTAACTTTGTAATATGATCGCAATTACCAACCTCAGTTATTTTCTTGGCGACCGGGCACTTTACGACGGTGCATCGCTTCATATAAAGCCTAAACAAAAGATCGGGCTGATCGGCCTGAATGGAACAGGAAAATCTACGCTTCTGAGAATGATCAACGGAGAATTCCAGCCCGACGGCGGCAATATTTCCAAAGCAGGAGACTGTACCATTGGCTTTCTGAACCAGGATTTGCTCTCCTACCAAAGCGATGATTCCATTCTTTCAGTGGCAATGCAGGCATTTGAAAGACAAAATATGCTGCAAGTGCAGATCGACAAGATCCTGCATGACATGGAACACAACTATACCGACGCGCTGGTTGACAAGCTCGCAAAAGTGCAGGATGAATTTGAGGCGCTCGACGGGTACACCGTACAATCCAAAGCCGAGGCGATTCTGGAAGGTCTGGGTTTCTCAACCGCCGATCTGCAGCAGCCTTTGCGTCTGTTTTCAGGAGGATGGAGAATGCGGGTAATGCTGGCCAAATTGCTGCTGCAAAAACCTTCACTTCTCATGCTCGATGAGCCTACCAACCACCTCGACTTACCTTCCATTCAATGGGTTGAGAAATATGTACAATCGTACGAAGGCGCCGTGATTGTGGTTTCCCACGACAGGCAGTTCCTTGATAACACGATAGATACGACGGTAGAAGTATCTGGTGGAAAACTGAATTATTACGCAGGAAACTATTCCTACTATCTCGAAGAAAAAGAAGAACGCAACGAAATCCAGCGTGGTGCTTACGAAAACCAGCAGGCGAAAATCCGGCAGACCGAACGTTTTATCGAACGTTTTAAAGCAAAAGCTACCAAATCCCGACAGGTACAGAGCCGGGTGAAAGCGCTGGACAGAATGGATGTAGTGGACGCTGTAATTGACGAAAATGCCAAGGTCCATTTCCGATTTCAATTCACTACGCAGCCGGGAAGGCACGTTTTTCAGCTGGAAGACGCTTCCAAAGCTTACGGAGAAAAAGTGATCCTCGATAGTACCAATATCAGTATGGAACGCGGAGATAAAATTGCGCTGATCGGCGCCAATGGACGCGGAAAATCAACCGTACTTCGTGTAGTTGCTGGTACTGAGCCTATTGAGGGAAAAAGAAGGCTGGGACACAATGTATCCTTCACATTCTATGCACAGCATCAGCTTGAATCCCTGAATGTGGCCCATAACCTGATTGAGGAGCTCAAATATGCGAATCCGAATAAAACAGAAACCGAACTCAGGACTGTATTAGGATGCTTTTTGTTTACAGGTGATGATGTTTTCAAGAAGATTAAGGTACTGTCCGGAGGTGAAAAATCGCGGGTTGCATTGGCAAAAGTATTGCTTTCACAAGCAAACTTTCTGCTGCTCGATGAGCCTACCAACCACCTGGACATGCAGTCTGTCAATATCCTGATCCAGGCATTGCAGCAATATGAAGGCAGCTACATTGTGGTTTCCCACGACCGGTATTTTGTTGAAAACATTGCTAACAAGATCTGGTATATTGAAGATCATCAGATTAAAGAATATCCCGGAACTTACGAGGAATATGAAATTTGGGTGGAGGAAAGAGGATTACAATCTGCTGTAAGTGAGAAAGTAACAGTGAGCAGCGCACCGCCTCAGAAAGCAAGCCAGCAAAATTCGGGTCCCGCAAAAAATGTATCAAAGCCACATTCGAGCGAAGATTCAGCCAAGCTGAAAAAAGCGCAAAAACAGATTGAGGAACTGGAATCAACCATTAACAATCTGGAAATACGCAAGGCAGAGACGGAAACGAAGTTGGGCGACCCGAAGATTTATAATGATTCTGTGGCACTGGCGGAGATGAACCGCTTCTATACCGATATCAAGCAAAAGCTCGAAAAAACAACAGAGGATTGGGAAAATCTGATGATGGAAGTCGAAGAGCTGTCTGCTAAATAATCTCTTCGTTTTGCGCATAGATGTCACGCATTTCCAAATGCATGCCGAATGACCGATTTCAATGGCTCCGTCAATTGCGTATGCCTCGGAAGCGAGTACCCACAAGCCGTTATCTGCTTTTCGGTATACTTCTGCCATTAATTTGCGGGAATCGATTAATACATACTCGACAAGTGAGGAAATGCTTCTATAAAGGTGAAATTTCTGACCTCGATCGTATTCACCAATACTTGGAGACAGCACCTCGATGATCACGGACGGATTAAGTATGGTATCCGTCTTACGATCCAGGAATTCCGGCTTGCCGCACAAAATCAGTAAATCAGGATATGTGTAAAAAGCATTTTCAGGAATATGCACCCGCATATCACTTGAAAAACCTTGGCACGATTTGCCTTTCAGAAAAAAACCTATTTCTCCCGACAAATTTTCCTTGATACGGTTATGATTTAGTCCGACACTGGCCATTGCGAAAATTTCGCCACCGTAGTATTCGCTTTTGTAGTCCGCGGCTCTTTCTAATTCGAGATACGCTTCTGCTGAATACATTTTGATAGGTTGTGCTGTCATAGTTGTGTAAACAAAATAGTTAATAATCTTCAAATGACCTTTTCCTGTTTAGACGTACCTTGGTTCGATAAGTAACGTTATTGTTTTAAAATTTTTCTGATGCGCTTTATCCTCTCCATTTGTCTTTTGCTCTGCATTTTTGCCGCCCGGGCCCAGATTCAGAATATCCGGCTGGAAGATTACATCTATAATGAAAAGATCAGGACGGTGCTGCTTTATCCGGCGCTTGAAAATCCTGAAAATCCGACCAGGTTACTCACCCCGCCCGTAAAGCCGCTCGCCAGTACTTCGCCGCTTGTGCTTGAATTCGATGATATGTCGGGTGAATTTGAGGGTTACCGTGCTAAAATCATCCATTGCAATGCAGACTGGACCAAGTCGGGCCTTAACGATATTGAGTTTACGTACGAATTCAATGAATACCCTATTACTACCTCGGAGCAGGCATTTAGTACCAAAGTTCCTTATTTTCACTATCGGCTTGAATTACCGAAGCTGAAACTCTCCGGGAATTATGTGGTGTATGTTTATTCCGACAAGGACAGGAAACCGGTTCTGAGCAGACGCTTTATGTTATTTGAGTCGAGAATAAATCTGAAAGCCGAGGCGCGCTTTTCGCAGGGAATCCAGCAACAGTTTTCCGACCAGCAAATCGACTTCTCAGTGGAGTACAAAGGTTATCCGCTCAACGCGCCGCAAACCGACCTGAAAGTTTTCATCCGAAAAAATTTCAGGTTTGATCAGATGAAATCAGGCTTCAAACCTACGAACGTGAGACCATTTGATCAGCTTCTGGAGTATACCTTTTTTAATCTCGAAAATACTTTTCCAGGAGGCAATGAATTTCGCTATTTCGACAGCCGATCGTTAACCGGGCGAGGATATGGGGTCAATGAAATCCAGCGTTCGGATGAATATACCAGCCTTTCGCTTTTCCCAGACAAATCCCGGGCGGTCGGCGCGTATATTCAGGTCGACGATTTTAACGGGCAATATATTGTTGACCAGCGCGAGTCGGGACGAGGTAGTGTGGAGGCGGATTATACTCCCGTACTTTTCACTCTGAAGACCGCAGAAAATCCGGATGTTACATTTTACGTTAATGGCGCATTCAATCTCTGGCAGTTGAACGACCGTAACCGAATGACCTATAATCCTGACAGGCAGGCTTACGAAGTGGAAATCCTGATCAAACAGGGAGTGATCGATTACGATTATACCGCGGTTTCCAAAGTTGACAATAAGGCAGACGAATCAATGATCGAAGGAAATTATGCAGCGACGGAAAATGATTATGACATTCTGATCTATCACCGCCCGCCGGCAGGCCGCGCTGATCTGCTGATCGGATACCGGACTGTGGAGTGGAACCGGCGCAGATAATGTCGAAATTGATCAGTTATAAAGTAAGAAAAGCAGCCAGAAGGCTGCTTTTCTTACTTTATAACTGAAATTCGCTTTGTCAGACATTAAAGCGGAAATGCATGATATCACCGTCGGCAACCACATATTCTTTCCCTTCTACTGCCATTTTACCAACTTCCTTTACACCAGCTTCCGTTTTATACTGCTGATAATCGGCTATCTTAATCACCTCTGCACGAATAAAACCCTTTTCAAAATCACTATGGATCACTCCTGCAGCCTGAGGCGCCTTCCAGCCCTTCTCGATCGTCCAGGCCCGCACTTCTTTTACGCCCGCAGTGAAGTAGGTAATGAGATTCAACAAAGAATAAGAAGCCTTAATTAGCTTACTTAAACCTGACTCCTTCAAACCATACTCACCCAAAAACATCTCATGCTCCTCGGGATCTTCAATTTCTGAAATCTGAGATTCAATAGCAGCGCAAAGCACAATCACTTCTGCGCCTTCTTTCTTAACAGTTTCTCTTAGCTTTTCAGAATATTCATTGCCAGTCAGCATCGAACCTTCGTCCACATTGGCTACGTACAGTACCGGCTTGGCAGTGAGCAATTGCAGGTCGCCGATCACAGCCTCCCTGGTTTCTTCATCGATTTCGAGGCTTCGTGCATTGTTTCCGGCTTCTAGCGTCGATTTATATTTTTTCAACCACTCCAGCTCTGCTTTCGCTTTGGCATCACCGGCACGAGCACCTTTTTCAGTACGCTGGATTTTTTTATCAACTGACTCAAGATCTTTCAGTTGAAGCTCCGCATCGATAATTTCTTTATCAAAAACGGGGTCAACACGCCCTTCCACGTGCACTACGTTCTCGTCCTGAAAACAGCGGACAACATGCACGATAGCGTCAACTTCACGGATATTGGCCAAAAACTTATTACCTAGTCCGGCACCCTGACTCGCCCCTTTTACTAGGCCTGCTATATCGACAAACTCAATAATAGTAGGAATCACTTTCTGAGGTTTAACAAGGCCGGTCAGAATTTCCAGGCGCTCATCCGGAACAGTTACGACTCCCACATTAGGCTCAATCGTACAAAATGGATAGTTTGCTGCTTCGGCTTTTCCGGTAGAAATGGCATTAAAGAGAGTGGATTTCCCAACGTTTGGCAATCCAACGATCCCGCATTGAAGACTCATATATTAGAAGTATGCAGTGAATAGCAGGCATTCTTCTTATGGAAATGCAAAGAATTCCTGGCTGCTAAATTAAATTTTTTGCAAAATTACCATTTAGCTGATACAAAAACCAAAAGCCTTCGTAATTGCTTCCGAAGGCTTTTTCTATTAAAGTAAATTTGTTAGTCCCACTTAAGATCCGACTCCCCTACTACATCCACCTCATCGGCCTTGGCTTCAAACTGAGAGAAGTCAACTTCCGGCATCAGCTCTGTTTTCACATGGTCAACGGCTTCTTTCAAAGCATCTACGAACTTATCAAAATCTTCTTTGTACAAAAACATCTTGTGTTTTTCGTACGTAAAACCGTCTCCCTGTGGGTGCCGGCGGCTTTCTGTAATGGTGAGATAATAATCGTTAGATCGCGTAGAGCGAACATCGAAGAAGTAAGTCCGTTTTCCTGCCCTAACCCTTTTGGAGTAGATTTGCTCTCTGTCTTCCACTATGTTTAGTTTTAAATAGGTTTTCAAACGCTAAAATATAAAGTTTATTGCTGCGAACAAAAAAACACAAATATATTAGCGATGCCGCGCCCGGATTTAGACTATTTTGTATTTCGTTTGCACTTTCACCAGAGCAATTGTTCTGTTCTTCAAATTTTATATTACTTTTGAAATTCCGTGGTTTTCAATTCCCACGAATAACCCGGTAACGAGTATCGCATAAGGAAGGTTTTCCTTATTATGTTTCACTTAAATCCTGAGATATGACTTATCGTCGGATTCTGATTCTCATCTTGTTAGCTCTTGCAGCTGCTGCGCCTGAAACAATAGCCCAGGTAAAGCTAGGCAAAACAGAAACCGGAAATGCCTCTTATTACGCAAGCCGGTTCAACGGAAGGAAAACTTCTTTCGGAGAAGTACACAAAAGTACCGAACTGCTTGCCGCCCACAGAAGTTATCCGCTTAATACAATGCTGGAAGTGACGAATCTGAATAATGACGAAAAAGTAATAGTAAGGGTTAATGACCGGGGCCCATTTGCCAAAAACAGGATCATTGATTTAAGTAAGGAGGCAGCCAGACTACTAGGTATAGTTGCCCAGGGAGTCGCCAATGTTTCGGTAAGAGTTGTAGGGATGGAAGGCATGATATTGCTTGAATCTTACGAACAGATCGATCCAAAATCCGGCAAAGTGATCGCGATGCGCAGCAAACCTTAAAATCTGACTTTCCTCAATGAGTAACCGGCAGCTTGATTTATCCAAAATCAGAGAATTTGGAAATCTTGAATTCCTGGCCAAACAACTTGTTGAAGGATTTATCACCGGTTTACATAAATCCCCTTTTCACGGTTTCTCAGTCGAATTCGCGGAACACCAGCTGTATAATACAGGAGAATCTACCCGCAATATAGATTGGAAAGTATTTGCCAAAACCGACCGGTTGTACGTCAAGCGGTATGAAGAAGAAACCAATCTACGCTGCCATATTTTGCTCGACACCTCTTCTTCCATGTATTACCCGGAAGACAGCTACGGTAAAATGACTTTCAGCGTGATGGCCGCAGCAAGTCTTACCTATTTACTTCAAAGACAGAAAGATGCAGTTAGTCTTTGCACATTTTCTGAAAATATAGAGATCCAGACCGCGGTCAAATCCACACCTTCACACGTGCATAAGATCATGCTGGATCTGGAGAACCAGCTGGCAGCGAAACGGCCACTTCTGAAAACCTCCGTTTCCGAAGTGCTGCATCAGATTGCGGAAAAGATACATAAACGCTCGCTTGTAGTTATTTTCAGCGATATGTTTGACAATCTGGAAAATGCCGACAAAATTTTCTCTGCACTACAGCACTTACGCCACAACCTGCACGAGGTACTTCTCTTCCATGTTACCGATCGGAAAACGGAAGAAGATTTTGCCTTTGAAAACCGCCCTTACGAATTTATTGACCTGGAAACGGGTGAAAAGATCAAGGTACAGCCGGAGCAAGTGCGGGAATCCTACAAGGAGTTTGTGCGCGATTTTTACACCAAATTAAAACTGAAATGCGGTCAGTATAAGATCGATTTCATAGAAGCAGATATTGCAAAAGGCTTCGATCCTATCCTGATGGCCTATTTGGTGAAACACTCAAAAATGAGGTGATTTTTTTATAATTTGATAGCAAATTACGCTCCTCGGTTCCGCTATCTCCTTATGAAAAGAAAATTGGCTGCCGGCTATCTTGTAGCTATATTACTCCCTATTCTACTTGGCTGTAAATCAGCAGAAAAATCGTTCAAAGAAGGCGATTTTGACGACTCCGTCCTCCGAGCAGCTGTCAAATTAAAAAGCTATCCTACGCACGCTGCTTCCCTCGACGTACTCAGGCAAGCCTATCCCCTCGCACTTGACCAGCATTTGAACGAAATCGAAGCTAAAAAGCATTCAGAAGACCTGTTTCGGTGGGAGGCTCTATTGGAAACGTACTTGAAGCTCAACCGGCTTTTTAAAGAAATCAACTCCTGTGAGGCGTGTATAACAATAGTGACGCCAAAAGGATTTGAAAAGGAAGAAAAGCTGGCCAGGCACAATGCTGCCAGCGTCAGATATAAGGAAGGTACAAATTTCCTAAGCATTGGTGATCGCACGAATGCCAGACAAGCCTACCAGCATTTCGAAAAAGTAGAAGCACTCATTCCTGATTTTAACGATAATAAAAAGAAGCTGGAAATTGCTTATGAGCTGGCCTCTTTCAAAGTAATTGTGGAGCAAGTGTTGGTGAACTCCGGAAAATATCAGCTCAGCAACGCGTATTTTCAGGAGAGAGTAAATGAATTTCTTCAAACAAGCGGGCGGCTTAACAAATTTGTCCGTTTTTATATGCCGGAGGAGGCTGTCAAAAATCGCATCAGACCTGATCAGGTCATTTCGCTCCAATTTGACGATTTCGTGGTAGGGCAGACTATGATAGTGAAAACTACGGAGACTTTTATAAGTAAGGACACAGTAAAAACGGGAGAAAAAGTGGTCGGCCGGACACGTGTCCCGGTCTATGGAAAGGTATCTGCAAAACTCACAGAAGTTCGCAAAACGGTACTTTCAGCTGGCTTGCTGAATATGCGGATCACAGATTTCAACACCAGACAAACAGCAAATGAGGAGAAGTTTAACGGAGAATATAACTGGACTTGCGAGTGGGCCAGTTTCACCGGCGATGAAAGGGCCCTAACTTCCGCGCAGTTGCGCAAATGCAAAAGTCAGGAGCTGTTCCCTCCTCCCCCCCAACAGCTTTTTATCGAGTTTAGTAAACCGATTTATGAAAGGTTAACCAGCAAACTGCAAAGTTTCTATGCTAAATATTAAGCCTGATTCAGGAAAAGTGAAATAAACAGCTGATCTAAATGTGCCACCGGGATTACTTCCATGCTGCTCCTGTTAAGTTCCAGTCCTTTGCTATTGTACTTGGAAATATAAATTTTTCGAAAACCTAGTTTTTCCGCTTCTGAAATCCGGTTTTCAATGCGGTTCACAGCCCGGACCTCTCCTCCTAAACCGACTTCGGCTGCAAAACATATGGATGGTGGAATATATTTATCTTCATAGGACGAAACGATAGACGCGACCACAGCGAGATCAATGGCCGGATCTTCTACCTTCAGTCCACCTGCTACATTCAAAAATACATCCTGCGTGCCCAACCTGAAACCACCACGTTTTTCGAGCACCGCTAGTAGCATTTGAAGCCTTTTAGCATCATAGCCCGTACTGCTACGCTGGGGAGTTCCATATGTTGCCACGCTTACAAGTGATTGTATTTCAATTAGAAGCGGCCGGTTCCCTTCCATCATAGAACCGATTGCAATGCCGCTAACGGGCTCGTCCCGCTGCGAGATCAATATTTCAGAGGGGTTACTCACCTGGCGAAGACCGGATCCGTGCATTTCATAAATGCCGAGCTCCGAGGTACTTCCAAAACGGTTTTTGGCTGTCCGTAAAATACGGTAAGTATTGTGTCTGTCGCCCTCGAACTGCAATACGGTGTCGACCATATGTTCCAGCACTTTCGGTCCGGCAATTGAGCCGTCTTTCGTAATATGTCCGATCAAGAACACAGGAACACCCATTTCCTTCGCATACTTCATGAATTCGGCCGTACATTCCCGAACCTGCGAAACACTGCCTGCCCCCGATTCGATAAAAGCCGATTGCATAGTTTGTATTGAATCGATGATCAGGACGTCTGGCTTAAAATCATCAATCTGACGAAAGATATTCTGGGTATGCGTTTCGGTTAAAATGAAACATTTATCACTTTTCGCTGACATCCTCTCAGCGCGCATTTTTATTTGCTGGTCGGATTCTTCGCCGGAAACGTAAAGTACTTTCTTATTAGAGAGCGTCAATGCGATTTGCAGCATGAGTGTGGACTTGCCTATCCCTGGCTCCCCACCTATCAAAACCAGAGAACCCTGTACTATGCCGCCCCCTAAAACACGGTTGAGTTCATGATCGGAAGTCTTTATCCTGGGCTCATTCTGGTATTCAATTTCAGCGATTGCCCTCGGCCGGCTGGCGAGGTTGACAGATTTCCAGGCAACAGTTGTCTTAGGGTCCTCTTTTTCGATCACCTCCTGAACAAAAGTATTCCACTCTCCACAAGATGGACATCTTCCAACCCATTTGGGTGAATTATACCCGCATTCCTGGCAGAAGTATGCTGTTTTGGCTTTGGCCATAATAGAAAAATCTAATTTGTAATTATATGCTGTTCAACGGTAAAATGCAGACCTTAACATGAAAATTTGGATGTTCCGACCACAAAATCAAAAAAAATATAGGCAAGGTATAGTTTTTTGCTTTTTGACGTTATTATCCGGTTTTACTAAAATAATGATATTATCCATGAACATCCTGACAAAAGTAGCTTGTATTTGTTTGTTATGCATCGTTGCGATCGGGTCGGCTCAGGCACAGAAGAAAGGTTTTGCGTTTGGTATCAAAGGAGGGGTAAACCTGTCGCGTCTTACCATGGGCAATGTTTTCACTACACGTTATGATGACGCCGGTAATCCATATCTGGGTTATAATGGGCAGGAAGTGAAAGACAATCTTAAGCAAAGCTTTAATACCAAGACAGGAGCCGTAGGAGGAATTTACGCAAGGTTTGGACGCACCCTTTTTATACAGCCAGAGGTATTGGTCTCCACTAAAGGAGGCTCATTTGAAATTGTAGAAATGCATCAGGAGACACCGATCAGCAAAACTGTCAACGTTAAGTACAGCAATATCGATGTGCCTTTGCTGATCGGCTTAAAGGGCGGTCCGTTCAGGATTTTGGCCGGACCGGTGACTTCCTTCCGGATCGGGGACAATCAGAAATTGAGGGATGCTTTTAAATATTACACATCTGATCTGAATAATTCTTTATCTCAGGCAACATTCGGCTACCAGTTAGGGGCAGGGCTCGATCTCGGCAGTTTTAGTCTGGATGTAAGAAAAGAAGGTTCGTTTACCAATGTAGCTTCTTTTCAAACCAACGGCTCGAATGACGGTGGTGATGTGAAGCAAAAGATCAGTTCCTGGCAGGTGACGCTGGGGTTGAAGTTGTTCTAATTTAAACCGGGTCGCCGGATCGCCGGTGCGATGAATGACCGAATGACCGAATGACCGAATGACCGAATGACCGAATGACCGAATGACCGAATGACCGAATGACCGAATGACCGAATGACCGAATGACCGAATGGAAAGTGTTGAACTAGCTTGAAGGTTCCTAGTCGGTTCAAAATATTTGCACCTTAGGTCATTTCTGAATTTACGACGTTGTACAGTGCGCTTAAAAACAAAACGAGCAGCCTTCGATCAAGCGATGGCTGCTGTTTTTATGAATAACCCACTAATTTATTTTACCAAAAATCATGCGCTGATGCGAAGTGTGGTGTGATCCAGAAATCCTGAGACTTCCTTGATCTTCCTGCGTGACACAGCTACTTCCTTTCCGCAGGATAGTTTCAGCATCCTGTCGTCTTCTAATCTTTCAACTATATAATCCGCATTCACCAGGTATGATTTGTGAACGCGCATAAAATTAGGATTAAGCTGCTCAGCCAACGATTTTAATGTTTTTGATACCAGGTATTTTTTCCCGGTGTTCGTATATATAAAAGTATAGTTTCCTTCACCCTCCAAAAAGGTGATGACATCGGGAGTCAAAAAAATCGTGCGGCCCATCGATTGGACTGAGATAGAAGAACGGCTGTCACTGTAAGTTCTTTCTGCCAGATTGGGGCGGGTAAAGGCTGTGAAATTTTTCATGGAACGTATGACTAATATGATTGATTGGTTGATTCAAATTTAGTCAATAGTGCATCTCAAATAAAATACGTAAAAGTACGTATCAAATTACAAATATCTGATTAACAATCATTTATGTTTTAGGCAAATCAGAAAAGGCGTAACAGAACTTAGCAAAATGCGTAAATTTACGTAGTGCCAAAAGTGCTGCTTTGAAGAGAAAATAGACTAAAAGAGATATGTTGATTCGGCGATCGCTTATTGCGCGGCTTAACTTTGATTATCTTTGAGCGTATTTCTTCGGCCTATTGAGCTCAGAGGGACACGATTGGAATGTTAGTACCACCAATAATCAATGCGTTATGATTACCGAAAAGGTAAAGCAACTAGTATCAGAAATTGAATCAGCCTCGGTTACCAGCAAGGAACAGCTGGAAGCATTCAGACTGAAATATATAAGTAAAAAAGGGGCGGTAACAGAGCTTTTTGACAGTCTTAAGAATATCCCGCAAGAAGACCGCCGCGCAGTGGGCCAGGAATTGAATACCCTGAAAAACCTGGCGCAAAACCGTTTTCAGGAATTCTCGACAGCTCTCGAGAACGTTGCGGACTCACATCCGGAAATGCTTATTGACCTGACTTTGCCGGTTGCGCCTAATTTGCAAGGCAGCTTACATCCGCTGACAATTGTGAGGCGAAGGATAATTGAGATTTTTGAGCGCATGGGATTTAATGTATCCTACGGCCCCGAGATCGAAAAAGATTGGTACAATTTCAGCGCATTGAACTTTGCCGACAATCACCCTGCCCGTGAAATGCAGGACACTTTTTTTATTTCCAAAAGTGAAGGGGAAGTAAAGGATGATGTTTTGCTGCGTACGCACACCTCCAACGTGCAGGTGCGCCTGATGGAAAGGCAGAAACCGCCAATCCGCTCGATTATGCCGGGAAGGGTATTCCGGAACGAAGCAATATCAGCACGCGCGCATTGCGTTTTTCATCAGGTTGAAGGTCTGTATGTCGATAAAAATGTGAGTTTCAAGGACCTGAAAGATACTTTGTACCACTTTGCAAAAGAGATGTTCGGAAAGGACTCGAAGATCAGGCTGCGTCCATCCTACTTTCCTTTCACCGAACCCAGTGCAGAAATCGATGTTACCTGCTTTATCTGTAAAGGTAAAGGCTGCAATGTGTGCAAATACAGCGGCTGGGTGGAAATAGCGGGTTCAGGGATGGTTGATCCGAATGTACTCGAGAATTGCGGGATCGATAGTGAAGAATACACCGGGTTCGCATTTGGAATGGGGATCGAGCGAATTACGATGCTGCGGTACGGAATCAACGACCTTCGATTATTTACCGAGAATGATGTTCGCTTTCTCCGGCAGTTTGAAGGAGCATAAGGAAAAGGGGCAATGTTGAATTTGCCCCTTTTTCTCTGCCTAAAATCTTGTCTCCAGATAGTAAGGAAGCATTAGTTTCCAGACCCACCATTCATGCGGCATATCGCCGCCCCAGATATCCAGCTCGTGCGGAACATTTTTGGAAGCAAGAATCGCTGAAATATGTCTGGAATAATCGGGTACTTCGTATGCGCCTGAACCTGTTATAAAATGAATATGCCGGCTGTCGCGGTACATCGACAAATGCCACTCGGCTTTCAGCTGAGGCAAATAATGCACCGGTGAATTGAAATACACATTATCATCGTAGTAACCATCTGTATAAACACTCAGATCGTAGCAGCCACTCATAGCAATAATGCCGTGAATGTAATCCGGATGTTTGAAAAACAAATTAGCGGCGTGCATTGCTCCGAAAGAAGCACCTCCGGCTATTATTTCATTACCCGGACTTGAATTTTCCCGGATAAACGGTATTACTTCCTTGATCACATAATCGTTGAACAACTGGTGCCTGACCGCTTTGTCATATCCATGCATATATGGATTCATCCAGCTTTCCGAATTAATGCTGTTGATACAGTATACTTTTACTTTT
This Dyadobacter sp. UC 10 DNA region includes the following protein-coding sequences:
- the radA gene encoding DNA repair protein RadA — protein: MAKAKTAYFCQECGYNSPKWVGRCPSCGEWNTFVQEVIEKEDPKTTVAWKSVNLASRPRAIAEIEYQNEPRIKTSDHELNRVLGGGIVQGSLVLIGGEPGIGKSTLMLQIALTLSNKKVLYVSGEESDQQIKMRAERMSAKSDKCFILTETHTQNIFRQIDDFKPDVLIIDSIQTMQSAFIESGAGSVSQVRECTAEFMKYAKEMGVPVFLIGHITKDGSIAGPKVLEHMVDTVLQFEGDRHNTYRILRTAKNRFGSTSELGIYEMHGSGLRQVSNPSEILISQRDEPVSGIAIGSMMEGNRPLLIEIQSLVSVATYGTPQRSSTGYDAKRLQMLLAVLEKRGGFRLGTQDVFLNVAGGLKVEDPAIDLAVVASIVSSYEDKYIPPSICFAAEVGLGGEVRAVNRIENRISEAEKLGFRKIYISKYNSKGLELNRSSMEVIPVAHLDQLFISLFLNQA
- a CDS encoding porin family protein, with the protein product MNILTKVACICLLCIVAIGSAQAQKKGFAFGIKGGVNLSRLTMGNVFTTRYDDAGNPYLGYNGQEVKDNLKQSFNTKTGAVGGIYARFGRTLFIQPEVLVSTKGGSFEIVEMHQETPISKTVNVKYSNIDVPLLIGLKGGPFRILAGPVTSFRIGDNQKLRDAFKYYTSDLNNSLSQATFGYQLGAGLDLGSFSLDVRKEGSFTNVASFQTNGSNDGGDVKQKISSWQVTLGLKLF
- the pheS gene encoding phenylalanine--tRNA ligase subunit alpha; this encodes MITEKVKQLVSEIESASVTSKEQLEAFRLKYISKKGAVTELFDSLKNIPQEDRRAVGQELNTLKNLAQNRFQEFSTALENVADSHPEMLIDLTLPVAPNLQGSLHPLTIVRRRIIEIFERMGFNVSYGPEIEKDWYNFSALNFADNHPAREMQDTFFISKSEGEVKDDVLLRTHTSNVQVRLMERQKPPIRSIMPGRVFRNEAISARAHCVFHQVEGLYVDKNVSFKDLKDTLYHFAKEMFGKDSKIRLRPSYFPFTEPSAEIDVTCFICKGKGCNVCKYSGWVEIAGSGMVDPNVLENCGIDSEEYTGFAFGMGIERITMLRYGINDLRLFTENDVRFLRQFEGA
- a CDS encoding LytR/AlgR family response regulator transcription factor yields the protein MKNFTAFTRPNLAERTYSDSRSSISVQSMGRTIFLTPDVITFLEGEGNYTFIYTNTGKKYLVSKTLKSLAEQLNPNFMRVHKSYLVNADYIVERLEDDRMLKLSCGKEVAVSRRKIKEVSGFLDHTTLRISA
- a CDS encoding esterase family protein, with the translated sequence MQREVTGWFSPALNEHMNIAVYGHYGFALLLIPTAASDYLEYEQNGLIESIKPFIDAGKVKVYCINSINSESWMNPYMHGYDKAVRHQLFNDYVIKEVIPFIRENSSPGNEIIAGGASFGAMHAANLFFKHPDYIHGIIAMSGCYDLSVYTDGYYDDNVYFNSPVHYLPQLKAEWHLSMYRDSRHIHFITGSGAYEVPDYSRHISAILASKNVPHELDIWGGDMPHEWWVWKLMLPYYLETRF
- a CDS encoding DUF58 domain-containing protein, encoding MSNRQLDLSKIREFGNLEFLAKQLVEGFITGLHKSPFHGFSVEFAEHQLYNTGESTRNIDWKVFAKTDRLYVKRYEEETNLRCHILLDTSSSMYYPEDSYGKMTFSVMAAASLTYLLQRQKDAVSLCTFSENIEIQTAVKSTPSHVHKIMLDLENQLAAKRPLLKTSVSEVLHQIAEKIHKRSLVVIFSDMFDNLENADKIFSALQHLRHNLHEVLLFHVTDRKTEEDFAFENRPYEFIDLETGEKIKVQPEQVRESYKEFVRDFYTKLKLKCGQYKIDFIEADIAKGFDPILMAYLVKHSKMR